taataaaataatggcATGACATTGCCAGTTAACCGATAGAGCTCAATGCTTTATGCTCTCTTTATTGTTTCAGGAGATTGGCATCAGTAAGAagcagacagaaacaaacagtgatGAGACAAAGACAGCATCTCCTGTCTCGCCTCAATTGAACTCAACGACTGACTTTTGCAAACGTTGCTTATCTGCTTGGTCATCAACGAGCACATTTAAAATTTCCCCGCAGAATCGCACACCTTCCAGTCCCATCCACAGCACGCCATGCTCTCCCGTGGTTGACAGTCAAAACAAAAGCTGCCAGACTGTTGAATCGTCACTCATTCCATGCAATGCATGCCATCAAGTGCAAACTCTTTTGAGAAGGACAGGAGACTCTCTGGTAGACCTGCTTCAGAGCGAGGGCCTGCCCTCATCTCTGAAACCTCTCCTAGCAGCTGTGGATGACACTCTGGAGCTGGGACGTATGACAGCAGGCGATGTTTCCCAGTGGGCCAATGAACAGCTGAGGGACATGCGCAGGCTGGAAAAGCATCTTCAAGATGTACGCTGTACGGTGCAGCCTCTTAAAGACAGACTAGCAGTGGcagaaacagaacagaaaagatTGAGATCCCAGCTGGAAAGAGCGCAAAAAGAGTTCAACCAAGAGAAGGAAAATCTTCAAATAAACTTAGTCCAGCTTGAGTTTTCTCTGCAGAAAGCACAGAGATCCGTTAAAGAAACAGAACAAAGGCTACAAGAGGAGCAACAACAACATGAGAGGAGTGAGTAGACTCATGAATAGACATGATGAGAATTCACagagaccctttttttttttttttactattttcacATGTTTACCACAGAAACTCTGTCCTTGGAGGAGATTAATTTGAAACTAAAGGAGGAAATagcactgcagcaaaaaacTTTACAAGCActtggtaacacacacacacaaataagatTCATCTATTATCcttctcattttaaaataaacattttttgcagagtacacattaaaataaacctTTATGTCAgctaattaattattttttgtgttagaatatgaaaagaaagaacTGCAGGAGAATCTTGACACCTTAAAAACAGAGGAAGAGGCCTGCTCTAAACTACAGCACAGGATCCAGCAGTTAGAGAGCCAGATCTCTGACACTCAGCTCCTTCTTGACAAGGAGAAATCCAAGTACCAGAGTGCTTGCCGTCAACAAGAGGTCAGCATCACAGCAAACATCTGAATTATTTGCTATTTTCCACTGGAGACTGACAGACTCACTTGTGAATCAGTCACACAACAGTAATCAAATAGATTTATACAGGTGTTGTTTGGTTGTGCATCCAGTCAATGCAGGCAAAGCAGAAATCTTTGCTAGAGAGAGTTGACGCTCTCGACGAAGAGTGTGAAGAGCTGCAGAGGCAGctgggggagagagaggagaggcagatCAGCCTACGCAGTCAGCTACAacagatgtcagaggagaaggaAGAACTGCAGGCTCAGATGACTCAACAGCAGGTACAGTATATTAGAGCTCTTAAATGCACATTACCCATGGTAATACCAAAAGCAGATATGTTTAAATCTAGTAGCATATGCTCCTATATTTTTTCCTCATCAGGACTTGTATTTAAAGCTCCAAAATGAGAAACGGACACTACAAACAAATGCAGACGAGCTAAAAAACTGCGCGGATGAGCTGAAGGAATACGTGCAAGCtttgagggagagggagaggctgTTGGTGGCTTTCCCGGAGCTCACCCCACTGGCCCAACCACAGAGTAGGCACTTACGAACAACCCACTGACTAACATTACCTGCATGTAGACAAATAAATGCAGTGCTAGTCGACTGTGGCTGGTAATAGTTTGGAAAGCACACAATGCTAATTTGACAAAGTGTGAATTATAAGACCACAAAATGACTCTGTGCACTTGTACACGGCACAGACAGTAAATCACAAAAATCAGTGCACATGCATTACTTGGAAAGTTAAGGTATTAATCTTGTGttcaatcttttgttttgtttgtttcttagcagcttctttttttttgagtatgATAATCATGTACAGT
This sequence is a window from Archocentrus centrarchus isolate MPI-CPG fArcCen1 chromosome 9, fArcCen1, whole genome shotgun sequence. Protein-coding genes within it:
- the ccdc157 gene encoding coiled-coil domain-containing protein 157 — protein: MSQLLGRQDCIESLRKDLVDLQGAILDVFSRTGPVRFSSWKFPDKLSCNLDMVALLEQYDFVDGEDAFNQHSHIVLLELVIDRLLLLVQSTSAYIEQLRGSHRREQTPHKGCLSVGLVVTNYWSNLVQFANIKEIGISKKQTETNSDETKTASPVSPQLNSTTDFCKRCLSAWSSTSTFKISPQNRTPSSPIHSTPCSPVVDSQNKSCQTVESSLIPCNACHQVQTLLRRTGDSLVDLLQSEGLPSSLKPLLAAVDDTLELGRMTAGDVSQWANEQLRDMRRLEKHLQDVRCTVQPLKDRLAVAETEQKRLRSQLERAQKEFNQEKENLQINLVQLEFSLQKAQRSVKETEQRLQEEQQQHERKTLSLEEINLKLKEEIALQQKTLQALEYEKKELQENLDTLKTEEEACSKLQHRIQQLESQISDTQLLLDKEKSKYQSACRQQESMQAKQKSLLERVDALDEECEELQRQLGEREERQISLRSQLQQMSEEKEELQAQMTQQQDLYLKLQNEKRTLQTNADELKNCADELKEYVQALRERERLLVAFPELTPLAQPQSTGNVLLDMQQQLQANSIRIKVLEQENATLHRSLEKLGEKAQHNATTEASPQQTWTASQANTPIGKHKNHQTEMQSSQMPSSDAARLGYINRGKEARGDGSGVESARSQDRVSASPSSPQIHLQTLHLDIGSAAAKSHGKVNSASLLSHSRGWNQRKK